The genome window AAAATGACATACAaataaggagaaggagaaggagaaggagaaggagaaggagaaggagaaggagaatccATCATTCTCACGTTGTTACGAAATAAATCACTCCTCTGTCAATTAAACCGGATTCAAACATATGCAAAACCCAAATCCACATTCGGCACAAAGATCCCAAATCCCATAATCAAACCAGAAATTAAAACAAACCCAAAAGAAAGCGAGATGAATATTGGGCAAATCACATACCAGCACAAGACTTGATTGTGTGGATCTTAAGGAGCAGAACCAGGACACTGGCCAAATGGGTCATGTCCCCAGCTAACCTGAATATATTCATGATAAATCTCTCTATTCTACCTCCTCGCACACTCTTGTTTGTGTAATATAATGTGGACGCTACAGATTATAGTGTCTGGATCAAGTACCCTACGAGGAGATCGACTCTAATTTGCGCGTCTTCGATTGATCTTGATCCAACCCAACAAAGAACTTTCTGGGGATAATTGTAggtcctctctttttttcttttgaagtatCGAAAAAAGCCCATCTATTTTAGTATTATCCAAAAAAATCCATCTACTTTTCCAAAAAATTCAATCAGGTCCCCATATTTTTTTTAGGACTAAACATAACTCTCTATTTTGCATTTTGAGTCATGTTGGTCCTTATGGcaagaaaatatgattattttttttaaaaaaaatgagttgTAAAATCCATGTCACATATGATAAATCACTGGTAAATGATCCAAGTGTATTTACCCTCCCCTCTCCCTcacactctctctttctctctcctattccTATATTCTCCTCACTCTCGAAACCCAATATTGACCGTCCGGCAACCAATCAGGGTCACCAAACTGAAGTGCCGTAGCGCCATGACCCATCCCTAGTCTTCGTTTGTCGTCAACAACCACCTACTTCGCTAGAATCTCGCCTTAAAAGCCATAGTCAATCAAAACTTTTGGAGCCCGATCCATCCACCATTAGGCCACTCCTCCGCAATCCACCACAATCGTCGAACTTGCCCTGAACAAGCTCTATAGGTTCCAATCCTCAGattattacattgattttagtatgttattacatttttttttcagacaTTTGATTATTCAATTgatacaaaataataaatttagttattccattgatttcagTATGCCGTTTCCGTGACTTTAGTATCAGAGATATATAGTGATTTGCCTTTGAGAGGTCAAATCGAGTATACAACTACACCCTCGGTGACTGCTGCTCAGTTCAAATCGTTGTCAATGGTGGTTGCAGTTGGGAGAGTGTAACAGTTGGGTATGCTAATGAACCTGATAACTGTCCAGATCCATTTACAAATATTGGCCTTTAACCTTTCAATCTTTATCTACTTTCACTGCTATGCTTCACAAACGTTGATGATCGATCaattcaaagaaattgaaaaagggtTCCAATTACTTCTAACAAAACTGTGTAATTAAGCTTTCACCTTGCTCAGCCCAATGCAGCTCTATTCAAGAAAAATGAGAGAACTAGTGAAAATGAGAATAGGCATCAAGAATGGTGTGACCATGAATGCTGCTGTACGAGCTTCGGAATTGTCAGGTGGTAACGGAGGGGTCATTCCGGGATTCAAACCGCCGGTAGCACCATTGCCGCCCAACGTTGGAGTTGTAGTTCCTGGTGGTGTAAGCACGTTTGGGTTGTTTGTTGATGGCGTAGCGATCCCTCCAGCGGCGCTGGTAATAATATTTGTTCATAAATCCAGCAGGTTAGGATAAAATTCATCCAAACTATCCTGATAACACAAGCTAGCTGGTAGAACTTTTAAATTACAAATCATCTTAATAACAAACATATATAAAGGCTCATGCTTGGGGTAACAATAAATATGAGATTAAATTACGAAGACTAAAGTTTGAATCCAAAACCTCCCCTTCAGATACCATGGTAAAATTAATTACTTTGTTATTCaatccaataaattaatttattgggttgaggtattttatttcatttatacatattctaacatagTTAATGACACTATTTTTGAAAGGGATGAGGGGGATTCAAAATCAAACTCTAATCACAGGGTGACACATCGtttttatcactccaactaatgaTTCGGACGTACTAATGACACTATTTAAAACAATGTCACTAATTGTAAAAGTGCATGTAATCACACTATTTCAAATAGCGTCAAAGTTAAACAGGATTAAAGAGAGACACTAAATGATTAAACCCATTTACTTTGTAGATGAAGAAACCAtttttatcattaaaaaaaaaaaacagatttatcttttgttttttcttttgttattgaTAGAACAGAAGTGAAAAGAGAGAGGTGATTGGTGAAGAATGGAGGCCTACCTTGCTGAAGATGGGTATACACAAGATCCATAACCTACACTCAAAGAGAACCCAAAATCAACAAACCAAATACATGAAtgaaatctagagagagagagagaaagagaaagaggactCACTGGGGTCAGTTTTGGCAACAGTGGCAGTGCCAGAGAAGTCACAGGAGCCAGGAGCCATGGCCTTTCTCTGGAAGAAGCTGTTGTAGGCATAAGAGGCGTGGGCCTGGATGGTGTTGGGGAGAGAGCAGAGCCCATTCGGCTGAATCGGAGTGCAGTCTGCCCCAGACTCACAAGCA of Tripterygium wilfordii isolate XIE 37 chromosome 13, ASM1340144v1, whole genome shotgun sequence contains these proteins:
- the LOC120013518 gene encoding PLASMODESMATA CALLOSE-BINDING PROTEIN 3-like, with amino-acid sequence MAEQQQQQQLMIVVSSLFIAIIGGALVSSVEGNWCVARSDASNQALQGALDYACESGADCTPIQPNGLCSLPNTIQAHASYAYNSFFQRKAMAPGSCDFSGTATVAKTDPSYGSCVYPSSASAAGGIATPSTNNPNVLTPPGTTTPTLGGNGATGGLNPGMTPPLPPDNSEARTAAFMVTPFLMPILIFTSSLIFLE